The following proteins are encoded in a genomic region of Pyrus communis chromosome 11, drPyrComm1.1, whole genome shotgun sequence:
- the LOC137749321 gene encoding glucose-6-phosphate 1-dehydrogenase 6, cytoplasmic gives MASGSWHMEKRDSFRVEPVRDIDNVLENGSLSIIVLGASGDLAKKKTFPALFNLYGQGFLLPEEVHIFGYARTKISDDELRNRIRGYLVSDKGASPNDVEDVTNFLQLIKYVSGSYDGEEGFRLLDKEISDNEISKNSAEGSSRRLFYLALPPSVYPSVCRMIRHYCMNRSDLGGWTRIVVEKPFGKDLDSAEQLSNQIGELFEESQIYRIDHYLGKELVQNLLVLRFANRFFLPLWNRDNIENVQIVFREDFGTEGRGGYFDEYGIIRDIIQNHLLQVLCLVAMEKPISLKPEHIRDEKVKVLQSVMPIKDDEVVLGQYDGYTDDPTVPDHSNTPTFSTVILRIHNERWEGVPFILKAGKALNSRKAEIRVQFKDVPGDIFKCKKQGRNEFVIRLQPSEAMYMKLTVKQPGLEMSTVQSELDLSYGQRYQGVTIPEAYERLILDTIRGDQQHFVRRDELKAAWEIFTPLLHRIDNGEVKPLPYQPGSRGPAEADALLEKVGYVQTHGYIWIPPTL, from the exons ATGGCATCGGGATCATGGCACATGGAGAAAAGAGACAGCTTCCGAGTCGAACCCGTTAGAGACATTGATAATGTGCTTGAAAATGGGTCTCTCTCGATTATCGTGCTTGGCGCTTCTGGTGATCTTGCCAAGAAGAAGACTTTTCCGGCACTCTTCAACCTTTATGGGCAG GGATTTCTGCTACCAGAAGAAGTTCACATTTTTGGATATGCAAGAACTAAGATTTCTGATGATGAGCTAAGAAACCGCATACGTGG GTATCTTGTCAGTGACAAAGGAGCTTCGCCCAATGACGTGGAGGATGTAACCAATTTTTTGCAACTG ATCAAATACGTAAGTGGTTCTTACGATGGTGAGGAAGGATTTCGCCTGCTGGATAAGGAAATTTCAGATAATGAAATCTCAAAGAATAGTGCGGAAGGATCATCCCGCAGGCTCTTTTATCTTGCACTTCCTCCATCAGTATACCCCTCTGTCTGCAGGATGATCAGGCATTATTGCATGAATAGAT CTGATCTTGGTGGATGGACTCGTATTGTTGTTGAGAAGCCTTTTGGCAAGGATTTGGACTCTGCAGAACAACTCAGTAACCAGATCGGGGAGTTGTTCGAGGAATCACAAATTTACCGTATCGATCACTATTTGGGGAAGGAGTTGGTGCAGAATCTG TTAGTACTTCGTTTTGCAAATCGATTCTTTTTGCCCCTTTGGAACCGAGACAACATTGAGAATGTACAG ATTGTGTTTAGGGAGGATTTTGGAACTGAAGGTCGAGGTGGATACTTTGATGAATATGG AATTATCCGCGATATTATTCAAAATCATCTCTTGCAG GTTCTATGCTTGGTTGCCATGGAAAAACCTATTTCCCTAAAACCTGAGCACATACGGGACGAGAAAGTAAAG GTTCTTCAATCAGTGATGCCAATTAAGGATGATGAAGTTGTTCTTGGACAATATGATGGCTACACAGACGATCCAACTGTTCCTGACCACTCAAACACTCCAACCTTTTCAACCGTGATTCTGCGAATCCACAACGAAAGATGGGAAG GTGTTCCTTTTATACTAAAGGCCGGGAAAGCATTGAATTCTAGAAAGGCAGAAATAAGAGTTCAATTTAAGGATGTTCCTGGTGACATATTCAAAT GTAAGAAGCAAGGGAGGAATGAGTTTGTAATACGCTTGCAGCCTTCAGAAGCCATGTACATGAAACTTACG GTGAAGCAGCCTGGACTTGAGATGTCAACTGTCCAAAGTGAATTAGACTTGTCATACGGGCAACGTTATCAAGGGGTAACTATCCCGGAGGCTTATGAACGTCTAATTCTTGACAC AATAAGAGGCGATCAACAACATTTTGTGCGAAGAGACGAGTTGAAG GCGGCGTGGGAAATCTTCACCCCTCTTCTGCACAGGATTGACAATGGTGAGGTAAAGCCGCTTCCATACCAACCAGGCAGTCGGGGTCCTGCAGAAGCAGATGCACTGCTAGAAAAAGTT